From Desulfonatronum thioautotrophicum, a single genomic window includes:
- a CDS encoding type I restriction enzyme HsdR N-terminal domain-containing protein — translation MHEVSLGQTINDYLTGESLEMTTYEDLRQALARLLVEEKGYPHRNLYPKVPITYDIDGKPFSRCVDLLARNDQGTPLLALLFCSGTPETYTREAVYAGRLLPEGPAPLVVVTDSKDARLLRTLDGKELATGFTSIPSWEELQHLIQDHPTPTLDPNRLVREQRVFYMYSGFLEGCCGKTCPTS, via the coding sequence ATGCACGAAGTCAGTCTTGGTCAGACCATCAATGATTATCTGACCGGTGAGAGTCTGGAAATGACCACGTACGAAGATTTGCGCCAGGCCTTAGCCAGGCTGCTGGTGGAGGAAAAAGGCTATCCTCACCGGAATCTGTACCCAAAGGTGCCCATTACCTACGACATCGACGGCAAACCGTTTTCCCGCTGCGTTGACCTCCTGGCACGCAACGATCAAGGTACCCCGCTCCTGGCCCTGCTGTTCTGCTCCGGAACACCGGAAACATACACCCGCGAAGCGGTCTATGCCGGGAGACTTCTCCCAGAGGGCCCGGCTCCTCTGGTGGTGGTCACGGACTCCAAGGATGCCCGGTTGTTGCGCACCCTGGACGGCAAGGAACTCGCAACCGGCTTTACGTCCATTCCCAGCTGGGAGGAGCTTCAGCACCTTATCCAGGACCATCCCACCCCGACGCTCGACCCGAATCGCCTCGTTCGCGAGCAACGGGTATTTTACATGTACAGCGGATTTCTGGAAGGCTGTTGCGGCAAGACATGCCCCACATCCTGA
- a CDS encoding sulfite exporter TauE/SafE family protein — protein MGMHKKMVLVLALILALGAISVVADSGWAQVASLQEAIQAAPQGTEPGQIDPTAPLGYLGIPGGPQINLILAFFWAVWVGWIFSTVGAFGGIMAGIGHITIYGLGNFAQDFRQTSPTINRAVTDSIRVSNQFMVGTSALIASINYYKLGRLVLPVAVALSIGSIAGSYIIPWLTAGRISFREYVGFFGIFVLFLGCYMLYETTPRGQASKKKAKQAAEAFESTMKRKRSGEKVDTSELGVKMTSFSAKRIAFTFYGVEFSFNPLYPILGGFVIAAIAAFLGVGGGFMLVPFLTSVTGLPMYLSAGTSALAVIIGMITSILSYLQQGVLVHWPLIGTQLVGIVIGSMVGPHTSQYIPDKWLKRFFIILAFYVGLNFMARGFLGQDLIGLITRMFS, from the coding sequence ATGGGTATGCATAAAAAAATGGTTCTGGTACTTGCGCTGATTCTCGCTCTCGGCGCCATTTCCGTGGTGGCCGACTCAGGCTGGGCCCAGGTGGCCAGTCTTCAGGAAGCCATTCAAGCCGCGCCCCAAGGCACGGAGCCGGGTCAAATCGATCCCACCGCGCCCCTTGGCTATCTTGGTATTCCGGGTGGTCCGCAAATCAATCTGATTCTGGCCTTCTTTTGGGCCGTGTGGGTGGGCTGGATTTTCTCCACCGTCGGCGCCTTCGGCGGGATCATGGCCGGTATCGGACACATCACCATTTACGGTCTGGGCAACTTTGCCCAAGACTTCCGGCAGACATCACCAACCATAAACAGAGCCGTCACGGACTCCATTCGCGTTTCCAACCAGTTCATGGTCGGAACCAGCGCCTTGATTGCCTCCATCAACTACTACAAACTCGGACGTTTGGTCCTTCCCGTAGCCGTTGCCCTGTCCATTGGCTCCATTGCCGGCAGTTACATCATTCCCTGGCTGACGGCCGGAAGGATATCCTTCCGAGAGTATGTCGGCTTTTTCGGAATTTTCGTCTTGTTCCTTGGCTGCTACATGCTCTATGAAACAACACCCAGAGGCCAAGCCAGCAAGAAAAAAGCAAAACAGGCCGCTGAGGCCTTTGAGTCCACCATGAAACGGAAGCGTTCAGGTGAGAAGGTGGACACCAGTGAGTTGGGCGTAAAGATGACTTCGTTTTCCGCAAAACGTATCGCCTTTACCTTTTATGGCGTTGAATTCTCCTTCAACCCCTTGTACCCGATTCTTGGCGGCTTCGTCATTGCGGCCATCGCGGCCTTTCTGGGCGTGGGCGGCGGCTTCATGCTCGTGCCCTTCCTGACCAGCGTCACCGGCCTGCCCATGTACCTTTCCGCCGGAACATCCGCACTGGCCGTCATCATCGGAATGATAACCAGTATCTTAAGCTACCTGCAGCAGGGCGTTTTGGTACACTGGCCGCTTATCGGCACCCAGTTGGTGGGTATTGTGATCGGCTCCATGGTCGGTCCGCATACGTCCCAGTACATTCCGGATAAATGGCTGAAACGCTTTTTCATCATCTTGGCATTTTACGTAGGCTTGAATTTCATGGCTCGTGGATTCCTGGGCCAAGATCTCATAGGCCTCATAACCCGGATGTTCAGCTAG
- a CDS encoding 4Fe-4S binding protein yields MIQNLRQAMTDVWSMLVGLKVTTTNFFQPTITVHYPRATVDSLEGYRGHIELVATDEDPKRPRCIACGACAQLCPSSCITVRIKQTVSAQPVLPPHPDIANLPLEFRQKFSHPMEMDREPKSFHLDYNYCSLCGLCVQNCPAGAIRFSQDVYLASENLEDFQYDLLAKMHDRARAQKQTQKALQAEPHATSRES; encoded by the coding sequence ATGATACAGAATCTCCGTCAAGCCATGACCGATGTCTGGAGCATGCTGGTCGGGCTGAAAGTGACCACAACCAACTTTTTCCAGCCGACCATCACGGTCCACTATCCCCGTGCCACCGTCGATTCCCTGGAGGGATACCGGGGCCACATCGAACTGGTGGCCACCGACGAGGACCCCAAGCGACCTCGATGCATCGCCTGCGGGGCCTGTGCCCAACTTTGCCCCTCCAGTTGCATCACCGTGCGCATCAAACAGACGGTCTCCGCACAACCCGTTCTCCCACCGCACCCGGACATCGCGAACCTGCCGCTGGAATTTCGCCAAAAATTCAGCCACCCCATGGAAATGGACCGGGAGCCGAAATCCTTTCATTTGGACTATAACTATTGCAGCCTCTGCGGCCTTTGCGTCCAGAACTGTCCGGCCGGTGCGATCCGCTTTTCCCAGGACGTCTATCTGGCCAGCGAGAACCTGGAAGACTTTCAGTACGACCTTCTCGCCAAAATGCATGATCGGGCGCGCGCCCAAAAGCAGACCCAAAAGGCCCTCCAGGCCGAACCCCACGCCACCAGCAGGGAGTCGTAA
- a CDS encoding NADH-quinone oxidoreductase subunit 5 family protein: MDIQLAWLCLTLPLLGVLATPLLARVGTTVMTYGAVFFSFLTALSAVMMLPLLFTADVLPLESKVLWLSTPITVTFGVLLDPLSIIVANVVAVISFFIMVYCIGYMKGDPGIMRFWMLMNAFIGSMLLLVLADNLIILFIGWKLVGLCSYGLIGFYYRDERKYWIGGPEPNAYDKPSACGVKAFIVTSVGDMLMLGGILIVYFYSRTFNILELYQTAPQWFPLMAETPWLIVLVSILLIAGPVGKSAQFPLHEWLPEAMSGPGPVSALIHAATMVKSGVFLIARFIPIFYYGYWTAGVEEAMYFFLIVAWIGAITAFLAASQGLVALELKKVLAYSTVSQIGFMMLAMGVSGFSQELLVKGYMAGTFHLVSHAMFKACLFLCAGTVIHAVHSIYIHEMGALRKFLPFTWLFMGLATLSLIGVPPLPGFWSKEAVLVATLESQHYLLFTVVIVTVVFTAFYSTRYFGMIFHGQASDHLRKETDKPHHHVGEGYLPQTVACGVLAVGIVTFGLLGPKAEHALYALFNTQLVADLGMATKTFTPVFSTSLVVALSIGSVLIGVIPAYLFYFSRTWDVNAVYERYGFIRAAHTFLWNRWYINALYNWIFVRGVMQAARTVADKIEVAADGAINKKIPAGVFSVAALSNWFDQKAIDGVVDGTATNFQNTGSALSQMLSGKIQDYLAVAVVVAMLVGGVTWLMIR, from the coding sequence ATGGACATCCAACTTGCCTGGCTCTGCCTGACGCTCCCGCTTCTCGGCGTGCTGGCCACCCCACTCCTGGCCCGCGTCGGCACCACGGTCATGACGTACGGGGCCGTTTTCTTCTCCTTTCTCACGGCCCTTTCCGCGGTGATGATGCTGCCGCTGCTCTTCACCGCCGACGTCCTGCCTCTGGAGTCCAAGGTGCTCTGGCTCAGCACCCCGATCACCGTCACCTTCGGCGTGCTGCTGGACCCGCTGAGCATTATCGTCGCCAACGTGGTCGCGGTGATCAGTTTTTTCATCATGGTCTACTGCATTGGGTACATGAAAGGCGATCCGGGTATCATGCGCTTCTGGATGCTCATGAACGCCTTTATCGGCAGCATGCTGCTTCTGGTCCTGGCCGATAACCTGATCATTCTCTTCATCGGTTGGAAACTGGTGGGCTTGTGCAGCTACGGCCTGATCGGCTTCTACTACCGCGATGAGCGCAAATACTGGATCGGCGGCCCGGAGCCCAATGCCTACGACAAGCCCTCGGCCTGCGGGGTCAAGGCCTTCATCGTTACCAGCGTCGGCGACATGCTCATGCTCGGCGGCATCCTGATCGTCTATTTCTATTCCCGGACGTTCAACATCCTGGAACTTTACCAGACCGCGCCGCAGTGGTTCCCCCTGATGGCTGAAACTCCGTGGTTGATCGTCCTGGTCAGTATCCTGCTCATCGCCGGCCCGGTGGGCAAGTCCGCCCAGTTTCCCCTGCATGAATGGCTGCCCGAGGCCATGTCCGGCCCCGGCCCGGTATCGGCCTTGATTCACGCCGCTACCATGGTCAAAAGCGGCGTCTTTCTCATCGCCCGGTTCATCCCCATCTTCTATTACGGCTACTGGACCGCCGGGGTGGAGGAAGCCATGTACTTCTTCCTGATCGTGGCCTGGATCGGCGCGATCACCGCCTTTCTGGCCGCCAGCCAAGGTCTGGTGGCCCTGGAGCTGAAAAAAGTCCTGGCCTATTCCACGGTCAGCCAGATCGGCTTCATGATGCTGGCCATGGGAGTGTCCGGCTTCAGCCAGGAACTGCTGGTCAAGGGCTACATGGCTGGAACATTCCACCTGGTCAGCCACGCCATGTTCAAGGCCTGTCTGTTTCTTTGCGCCGGAACGGTCATCCATGCCGTGCACTCCATCTACATCCATGAGATGGGCGCCTTACGCAAATTCCTGCCCTTCACCTGGCTGTTCATGGGGTTGGCCACCCTTTCCCTGATCGGCGTGCCCCCACTTCCCGGCTTCTGGAGCAAGGAAGCCGTATTGGTGGCCACCCTGGAGTCCCAGCACTATCTCCTGTTCACGGTGGTCATCGTCACCGTGGTCTTCACGGCCTTCTATTCCACCCGGTACTTTGGAATGATCTTCCACGGCCAGGCCTCGGACCATCTGCGCAAGGAGACCGACAAGCCTCACCACCATGTCGGCGAGGGCTATTTACCGCAGACCGTTGCCTGCGGCGTCCTGGCCGTGGGTATCGTGACCTTCGGTTTGCTGGGTCCCAAGGCCGAGCATGCCCTGTATGCGCTGTTCAACACCCAGCTTGTCGCTGATCTGGGCATGGCCACCAAAACATTCACTCCGGTTTTTTCCACCTCCCTGGTCGTGGCCCTGTCCATCGGCAGCGTGCTCATCGGCGTGATCCCGGCCTACCTGTTCTATTTTTCCAGGACATGGGACGTGAACGCTGTTTATGAGCGGTATGGTTTCATCCGGGCCGCGCACACCTTCCTGTGGAACAGGTGGTACATCAATGCCCTTTACAACTGGATTTTCGTGCGCGGGGTGATGCAGGCGGCCAGGACCGTGGCTGATAAGATTGAAGTGGCCGCGGACGGTGCGATCAACAAGAAGATCCCTGCCGGCGTCTTCTCCGTGGCTGCCCTCTCCAACTGGTTCGACCAAAAGGCCATTGACGGCGTTGTCGATGGCACCGCCACCAACTTCCAGAATACCGGATCGGCGCTCTCGCAAATGCTCTCCGGAAAGATCCAGGATTATCTGGCCGTTGCCGTGGTTGTCGCCATGCTTGTTGGCGGGGTGACCTGGCTGATGATCCGCTGA
- a CDS encoding 4Fe-4S dicluster domain-containing protein, producing the protein MSNYFIKIDQDRCIGCKACEVHCKATNNVPTGAKLGQHVTLGPINKNDRAKYLYLFMPCFHCEQPWCVSACPTGAMTKREEDGIVFVKAELCVGCKACIVGCPWKIPQWDMVNGRAIKCDYCRDRVDQGKKPACVTACTTHALSFVNPNVASNQTRENYAAQVLLSGAERA; encoded by the coding sequence ATGAGCAACTACTTCATCAAGATCGACCAGGACAGATGCATCGGCTGCAAGGCCTGCGAGGTCCACTGCAAGGCCACGAACAACGTTCCCACCGGCGCGAAGCTGGGTCAGCACGTAACCCTCGGCCCGATCAACAAGAACGACCGGGCGAAATACCTGTACCTGTTCATGCCCTGCTTTCACTGTGAGCAGCCCTGGTGCGTTTCCGCCTGCCCCACCGGAGCCATGACCAAGCGGGAGGAAGATGGGATCGTCTTTGTCAAAGCGGAACTTTGTGTTGGCTGCAAAGCCTGCATCGTCGGCTGTCCATGGAAGATTCCGCAGTGGGACATGGTCAACGGCCGGGCCATCAAATGCGATTACTGCCGAGACCGGGTGGACCAGGGCAAGAAACCTGCCTGCGTCACGGCCTGCACCACCCATGCCCTGTCCTTCGTAAATCCCAACGTGGCGTCCAACCAGACCCGTGAAAACTATGCGGCTCAAGTGCTGCTTTCCGGTGCGGAACGGGCATAG
- a CDS encoding NADH-quinone oxidoreductase subunit N translates to MLNFTPSLIIPELYMALLLVALFVQTVTNSIKDRTDWLAYASLGGVVVAALSMSQSGMMFYDSYQIDGLSQFFKLVIALGLAICVLNSLRNTSLGKTPRADYFFFMFMSAFGLMLLASTVELFTIYISLELASYSLYILLPLRNDNPRAVEGAIKYALFGAVATAIGLFGISYIIAGQHTTYLHELATMNWTFAEQPMALIGLGLFALAFLYKLALFPFHFWAPDVYQGASNETAAFAATLPKVGAIVILVRLMGLDPGVEMKIVLAVFATLSMTLGNILALRQTDIKRLLAYSSVAHAGFVVMGLVAGGAYGLAAASYYALVYVVMNLTIFWVITRLADDGRDIQLHDLKGMHHSTPLLAFVLAVAAFGLVGLPPTGGFTGKLFLLNAAWGEGFYLLVIIAAINTAIAIFYYLNMVRHAYTMDQTTPSVVPSSVIGASVALALALGVLYLGLMPQGLFDLLLQASGALLL, encoded by the coding sequence TTGCTGAACTTCACCCCCTCCCTGATCATCCCGGAGCTGTACATGGCTCTGCTCTTGGTCGCCCTGTTCGTGCAGACCGTCACGAACAGCATCAAGGATAGAACCGACTGGCTGGCCTACGCCTCCCTTGGCGGGGTTGTCGTCGCCGCCCTATCCATGAGCCAATCCGGCATGATGTTCTATGATTCCTATCAGATTGATGGTCTTTCGCAATTTTTCAAGCTGGTCATTGCCCTTGGTTTGGCCATTTGCGTGCTCAACTCCCTGCGCAATACCTCCCTGGGCAAGACGCCTCGGGCGGATTATTTCTTCTTCATGTTCATGAGTGCCTTTGGCCTGATGCTCCTGGCCAGCACTGTGGAGCTTTTCACCATCTACATTTCCTTGGAGCTGGCCTCCTACAGCCTGTACATTCTTCTCCCGCTACGCAACGATAACCCCCGGGCCGTGGAAGGGGCCATCAAATACGCCCTGTTCGGGGCCGTGGCCACTGCCATCGGTCTGTTCGGCATCTCCTACATCATCGCCGGGCAGCACACGACCTACCTCCATGAGCTGGCGACCATGAACTGGACGTTCGCCGAGCAGCCCATGGCCCTGATAGGTCTGGGCCTGTTCGCCCTGGCCTTTCTCTACAAGCTGGCCTTGTTCCCGTTCCACTTCTGGGCCCCGGACGTCTACCAGGGAGCCAGTAATGAAACCGCGGCGTTTGCCGCTACCCTGCCCAAGGTCGGAGCCATCGTTATCCTTGTAAGGCTGATGGGGCTTGATCCCGGTGTGGAGATGAAAATCGTGCTTGCTGTTTTCGCCACCCTGTCCATGACCCTGGGCAACATCCTGGCCCTGCGGCAGACCGACATAAAGCGTCTGCTGGCCTATTCCAGCGTTGCCCACGCTGGGTTCGTGGTCATGGGCCTTGTGGCCGGAGGGGCCTACGGCCTGGCCGCCGCCTCCTACTACGCCCTGGTCTATGTGGTCATGAACCTGACCATATTCTGGGTGATCACCCGGCTGGCCGATGACGGACGCGACATTCAGCTTCACGACCTGAAAGGCATGCACCATTCCACGCCGCTCCTGGCCTTTGTTCTTGCCGTGGCCGCCTTCGGCCTTGTGGGCCTACCGCCCACGGGTGGGTTCACCGGCAAACTCTTCCTGCTCAACGCCGCCTGGGGCGAAGGCTTTTATCTGCTGGTGATCATTGCCGCGATCAATACCGCCATCGCCATCTTTTACTACCTGAACATGGTCCGCCATGCCTACACCATGGACCAGACCACGCCTTCCGTAGTACCATCCTCGGTCATCGGCGCCTCCGTGGCTTTGGCTCTGGCCCTGGGCGTGTTGTACCTGGGACTGATGCCGCAGGGACTGTTCGATTTGCTCTTGCAGGCCAGCGGCGCATTGCTGCTTTAG
- a CDS encoding complex I subunit 4 family protein, whose protein sequence is MLQADFPVLSALIFFPLLAAIALVFVRKDETIRMVTLAAGLVECLLLLPLLGFDLSTADFQFVERHVWIAAWNIQYYLGIDGISVLMIVLTVLLLPLCVLCSWSYIGRRVKEFHICLLLMTTACVGVFCALDFVLFYIFWEAMLVPMFLLIAVWGGARRRYASIKFFLYTLAGSTLLLVAIVAFFIAGGTFSIPDLMNQNFGLPFQQLTFLAMALAFAVKVPMFPFHTWLPAAHVEAPTAGSVLLASILLKMGTYGFLRFCIPITPAASEFFAPLMIVLAVISIIYGSFVAIGQQDMKKLIAYSSVAHMGFVTLGIFVFAFQGIEGAIMHMVNHGIITGAMFMLVGLLYERSHSRELEDNLGLSKHLPIYTGFLLLFSLAAFGFPGTNGFFSKLLVLIGVFEASYFLGVLFIIGLLLGLAYLMRLLLAVGWGTPSKGAGWQDVNAREWAYLLPLLAFVFYLGLAPGRALNIMGPSIENLLRNFDQQRHVSEEISGDTLHTWRQPPPALIDPLNKVSPNAATLNRSTTLVVDHAVTPRKN, encoded by the coding sequence ATGCTTCAAGCAGATTTTCCCGTACTCAGCGCCTTGATCTTTTTTCCCCTTCTCGCGGCCATCGCTCTGGTCTTTGTCCGCAAGGACGAGACCATCCGCATGGTCACTTTGGCCGCGGGACTCGTCGAATGTTTGCTGTTGCTGCCGCTGTTGGGGTTCGATCTTTCCACGGCCGACTTCCAATTCGTCGAGCGCCATGTCTGGATCGCGGCCTGGAACATCCAGTATTATCTGGGCATCGACGGCATCAGCGTGCTGATGATCGTCCTCACGGTGCTGCTCTTGCCCCTGTGCGTGCTCTGTTCCTGGAGCTATATCGGTCGGCGGGTCAAAGAATTCCACATTTGCCTGCTGCTCATGACCACGGCCTGCGTCGGGGTTTTCTGCGCCCTGGATTTCGTCCTGTTCTACATCTTCTGGGAAGCCATGCTGGTGCCCATGTTCCTGCTTATCGCAGTATGGGGTGGGGCCAGACGCCGGTACGCTTCCATCAAATTCTTTCTGTACACCCTGGCCGGCAGCACCCTGCTGCTGGTGGCCATTGTTGCCTTTTTCATCGCGGGCGGGACCTTCTCCATTCCCGACCTGATGAACCAGAACTTCGGACTGCCCTTCCAGCAACTGACCTTCCTGGCCATGGCCCTGGCTTTTGCCGTCAAGGTGCCCATGTTTCCGTTCCATACCTGGCTTCCGGCGGCCCACGTGGAAGCTCCCACCGCCGGTTCCGTGCTCCTGGCCTCCATTCTGCTCAAGATGGGCACCTACGGCTTCCTCCGGTTCTGCATCCCCATCACCCCGGCAGCCAGTGAGTTTTTCGCGCCGCTGATGATTGTCCTGGCGGTCATCTCCATTATCTATGGCTCGTTTGTCGCCATCGGCCAGCAGGACATGAAAAAGCTCATCGCCTACTCCTCAGTGGCCCACATGGGTTTCGTCACCCTGGGCATCTTTGTTTTTGCCTTCCAGGGCATTGAGGGCGCGATCATGCACATGGTCAACCATGGAATCATCACCGGGGCCATGTTTATGCTGGTCGGCCTGCTGTACGAGCGCAGCCACAGCCGCGAACTCGAGGACAATCTCGGATTAAGCAAGCATCTGCCCATCTATACAGGCTTTTTACTTTTGTTTTCCCTGGCCGCCTTCGGATTTCCCGGAACCAACGGCTTTTTCAGCAAGCTCCTGGTATTGATCGGCGTGTTCGAAGCCAGCTATTTCCTGGGAGTGCTGTTCATCATTGGCCTGCTCCTGGGATTGGCGTACCTGATGCGCCTGCTCCTGGCCGTGGGCTGGGGAACACCGAGCAAGGGTGCTGGTTGGCAGGACGTCAACGCCCGGGAATGGGCGTACCTCCTGCCCCTTCTGGCCTTTGTCTTCTACCTTGGCCTGGCTCCTGGACGGGCCCTGAATATCATGGGGCCGTCCATCGAGAACCTGTTGCGCAATTTTGATCAGCAACGCCATGTTTCCGAGGAAATATCAGGGGATACCCTGCACACGTGGCGGCAACCGCCCCCGGCCCTGATTGATCCATTGAACAAGGTCTCGCCCAACGCGGCGACACTGAACCGCTCGACAACCCTTGTCGTTGACCACGCCGTTACACCGAGGAAGAACTGA
- a CDS encoding NADH-quinone oxidoreductase subunit J family protein, with protein MPSQSLAYAVLFGHVAFIVVGALMTVLSQNLVRALVGLIMTLFGVAGLFFLMSAPFIGLMQILIYVGAVSILIFFAIMLTQSWSSGDEAQGPSRKRAVLASLTALAPALFLGLTVIFKSPPSLLVAEETEVSALGRFLLEPYILPFELISLLLTVAMAGAVILGFERRKQR; from the coding sequence ATGCCCAGCCAAAGCCTCGCCTATGCCGTCTTGTTCGGCCACGTCGCCTTCATCGTCGTCGGGGCCCTGATGACCGTGCTCTCCCAAAACCTGGTCCGGGCCCTGGTGGGCTTGATCATGACCCTGTTCGGGGTGGCCGGTTTGTTTTTCCTGATGTCCGCGCCCTTTATCGGCCTGATGCAGATCCTGATCTACGTCGGCGCGGTGAGCATTCTGATTTTTTTCGCCATCATGCTCACCCAATCCTGGTCTTCGGGGGACGAGGCCCAGGGACCGTCACGCAAGCGCGCCGTCCTCGCCTCCTTGACCGCTCTGGCTCCAGCCTTGTTCCTGGGCCTGACGGTCATCTTCAAATCGCCCCCCTCCCTGCTCGTGGCCGAGGAAACAGAGGTCAGCGCCTTGGGCCGGTTCCTGCTGGAACCGTACATCCTGCCCTTTGAATTGATCTCCCTGTTGCTGACCGTGGCCATGGCCGGGGCCGTGATTCTTGGATTCGAGCGGAGGAAACAGCGATGA
- a CDS encoding complex I subunit 4 family protein yields the protein MMPFTLLQTILVPALVALVILLFRYRIGKKAGWVAVSGLIYTTGLLLAALVHIYHGGPVIERYTILSSPEITIHLVADGLSIAVALICNLLCLALCTYSIKYIDHRIEILYPDLDEKGQINYFTSFFYLLLPFPVGFMGVSFSADLVMMYFFLEVLTLFLFFLMAYFGYQDRVKVAVMCFIWGVFSALFFLGGVVIIYSQVGSFQMDQIHLLSGHPLAFWVILLVLIGFFAKLAIVPLHVWMPWVHAEHPTCIAGLLAVYANIAAYIIVRMLVLPLWDDFQVFGPPIMIFAVITMVYGSLLTLAQTDMKRIPACSTISQSAYSMLGIGALTAASIEGGLFFFLSHIMGKTVFFSACGLVVYTTHIRDINRLGGLATKMPITALLFLSGGMMLAGIPPFSSFAAEVVMFAGIFERGDNLGLIIGIIGLVAILLTISYAVHFTRVIFFGPLPEHLAQDDHVRDPSWIMVAPLVVIVLTSVALGLYPSLIMNLFEPVISGYLANM from the coding sequence ATGATGCCCTTCACCCTCCTTCAGACGATTCTCGTACCCGCCCTCGTCGCCCTGGTCATCCTGCTGTTCCGATACCGGATCGGCAAAAAAGCCGGCTGGGTGGCTGTCTCCGGGTTGATCTACACCACGGGCCTGCTCCTGGCGGCCCTGGTACATATCTATCATGGCGGCCCGGTCATCGAGCGCTACACCATTTTGTCTTCCCCGGAGATCACCATCCATCTGGTGGCAGACGGGTTGAGCATCGCCGTGGCCCTGATCTGCAACCTGCTCTGTCTGGCCCTATGCACCTACTCCATCAAGTACATCGACCACCGCATTGAAATTCTCTATCCGGATTTGGATGAAAAGGGTCAGATTAACTATTTTACGTCCTTCTTCTATCTGCTGCTGCCTTTTCCGGTCGGGTTCATGGGCGTCAGTTTCTCCGCCGACCTGGTAATGATGTATTTTTTTCTGGAAGTCCTGACCCTCTTCCTGTTCTTCCTGATGGCCTATTTCGGCTACCAGGACCGGGTCAAGGTGGCCGTGATGTGCTTTATCTGGGGAGTCTTTTCGGCGCTCTTCTTCCTGGGCGGCGTGGTGATCATCTATTCCCAGGTCGGCTCCTTTCAAATGGACCAGATTCACCTGCTCTCCGGCCACCCGCTGGCTTTCTGGGTCATCCTGCTGGTCCTGATCGGCTTTTTCGCCAAGCTGGCCATCGTGCCCCTGCATGTCTGGATGCCCTGGGTCCACGCCGAGCACCCCACCTGCATCGCCGGCCTGCTGGCCGTTTACGCGAACATCGCCGCCTACATCATCGTCCGGATGCTGGTCCTGCCGCTCTGGGACGACTTCCAGGTCTTCGGTCCGCCGATCATGATCTTCGCCGTGATCACCATGGTTTACGGCTCCCTGCTGACTCTGGCCCAGACGGACATGAAGCGCATCCCGGCCTGTTCCACCATCAGCCAGAGCGCCTACTCCATGCTCGGCATCGGCGCCCTGACCGCGGCCAGCATCGAAGGCGGACTGTTTTTCTTCCTCAGCCACATCATGGGCAAGACGGTTTTCTTTTCCGCCTGCGGTCTCGTTGTCTACACCACGCATATCCGGGACATTAACCGCCTGGGCGGCCTGGCCACCAAAATGCCGATCACGGCACTGCTGTTCCTGTCCGGCGGCATGATGCTGGCCGGTATCCCGCCCTTCAGCAGCTTCGCGGCGGAAGTGGTCATGTTCGCGGGCATTTTCGAGCGCGGGGACAACCTGGGCCTGATCATCGGCATCATCGGCCTCGTGGCCATCCTGCTGACCATCTCCTATGCCGTGCATTTCACCCGGGTCATCTTTTTCGGCCCGTTGCCGGAACATCTCGCCCAGGACGACCATGTCCGTGACCCGTCCTGGATCATGGTCGCACCGCTGGTGGTCATCGTCCTGACATCCGTGGCGCTGGGGCTCTACCCCTCCTTGATCATGAACCTTTTCGAGCCGGTTATCAGCGGCTACCTGGCGAACATGTAG
- a CDS encoding NADH-quinone oxidoreductase subunit NuoK — protein MSPMIIYHLVALFLLCTGLFGVIYRRTLVGMILGIELMLNGAGLSIMASAQLTPTPNEIGQVGTLLVMGIAAAEATLLLAIVLVVTRRFKGVEAARLATMRG, from the coding sequence GTGTCCCCGATGATCATCTACCACCTGGTCGCTCTGTTTCTGTTGTGCACCGGCCTGTTCGGCGTCATCTACCGCCGCACCCTGGTGGGCATGATCCTCGGGATTGAACTGATGCTGAACGGCGCGGGCCTGAGCATCATGGCCTCGGCCCAGCTCACCCCAACCCCCAATGAAATCGGCCAGGTCGGAACCTTGCTGGTCATGGGTATTGCCGCCGCGGAAGCCACGCTGCTCCTGGCCATCGTTCTCGTCGTCACCCGACGCTTCAAGGGCGTGGAGGCCGCGCGCTTGGCCACCATGCGCGGATAG